The stretch of DNA TATTCAGCTGACGAGGACAATAACTTATCGAGATACAATGCGTAGTagaaattaaactaataatagAGCGAATAATAAGCTTAGCATCGTGAGAGACGTCCATATTCCCTGTAACTTGAAGAACTAACTGAAGACAATCCGTCGTGGCATCAATGTGTCGAAAGCCATGACTGATAGCATCGGTAATAGCATAAAGAAGAGCCATAGATTCAGCGTGGAGAGGAGAAGAGGCCCAGAACCTAGCAGAATCCTGTCGAAAAACTTCACCATTGGCATACTGAATAAGCCAGCCAGCTGCAGCCTTGAACCCATGTTTCCAAGAATCATCACACTTCAGGCGAACATAATTCGAACAAAGGGTGTGACCAAtgagaaaaacaagaaagtaATTGCGAATATTTGTAGATGCAGATAGGTCATCAGAAGTCAGTAAGTCCAAATTTACTTTGGTAGGAAGGCGATGATTTATGCAGGAAGTAACCATAGAAGCTTCAGCCATGATTTGGGTCATAGAAAGAGCAAGATCAGGAGCAACACCATTGAACTTATGACTATTTCTAATGCACCAAATACGCCAAAGTGTACTGATGAAAATAGGAACAGTTGTAACATAATCAGATTTTTGGAAAAGGAAATTAATCCAGTTAATAATCCAAGCCTGGATGGAGATGTTGTGCCCCATCTGTCCACGGATACCCAGAAACGAAGCAGCCCAAATTCTTGACGAAAGGGAGCAGTCGCGAAAGAGATGAGTCGATGTTTCCAGACATGAATCATCCAAACAAAGGCTGCAGGAGTAGTTCCAATCAAGACTTCTCTTCATCCCTTCCTCTCCAACATGAAGGGTTTTAGATTAAATTTTCCAGAGAAAAAGCTTCCATTTTTCATGGACAGGAAGAGACCATAGACGTGTTTTACAGAAATTCAAACGTAAGGCTCCATACGGTGAAGGTCAGTATCTGAGGCTTTTTGCAACCAGAGATTATTTAAAGCGATTGAATAGCCAGTTTTAACTGAGTAAATGCCATTTCTGGTGGCCGTCCAGAAGAGACTATCTTGGGTATCTTCAGTTGGTGAAGTAATTGAAAAAATAGCAGGAGCAACAGACTGATCACAGACAGCGAGAACATATTCCATATTCCACTCCCCAAATTCATTTTGCAACTGACATACACTCATAGATGGCTTTTGAGCTAAATCAGATGCATTTAGCTGAAGGAGTTGTCCAAGTGAAGCGCCCCTTATCCATTTGTCATGCCAAACATCAAGAGTGGAAGGAAAACCTATAGCCCAGGACAAGGAAGAACGCAGCAAATCAATACCCCAAAGTATTCCCCTAGCTCCCCAAGATAAGGACGCATTCCTTATTCCCAAAGGAGCCATAATATTGGTAGGAGTCAACCTATATTTAGAGCCTAAAGTACGCCCAATCAAGCTGGTAGGTTGATGAAGAATTCTCCAGCCCACCTTAGCCAAGAGGCTTTGATTCAAACATCCAATATTCCGGATTCCCAAACCTCCATTAGACTTTGATCTGTGAATGAACAGCTTACTACACCAATGAAGGCAACTCCGATTACTTGTACCACTCCACCAGAATTGTGATAATAAAGAATCAATCTTTATATTCACACTTACCGGCGTCCGTCCAGCAGGTGATAAGAAGTTGTTATTCCAACTAAGAATTCTTGAGCGAACCTTCTCAATAAGTAGTGCAAAAATATCTTTTTTATTCGCACCAAAATCAGTGGGTAAGCCCAAGTACTTACCCATTGCCTTATTACCTGAGACATTCAGAATCTTCATGCATAAACGTGTCATCCGAAAAGTACAATTAGGACTAAAGGAAATAGCTGATTTATCTTTATTAACTTGTTGACCAGAAGCCTGACAGTAAGAACGAAGAATGTTCTTAAGAGCTTGACAAGATTGAGAGGTCGCCTCGATAAAGAAGATAGAGTCATCTGCAAACAGCAGATGAGAAACTGCAGGGGCCGACAAACATAATTTAATTCCACGTAATTCTTGCTTCCGTTGAGCAGACTGTATCATTTGTGATAGAACCTCCGTGCATAGGGCAAAAATATATGGGGAGATAGGATCTCCTTGACGTAGTCCTGTTCGAGGTTTGAAAGTCTTCCCAGCACTCCCATTAATCATGATATCATAGGAAACAGTGGTGATGCAATTCATAATTAAAGAGACCATAGCAGGTGAGAAATTCATATGGATAAGAGTATTATGAATAAAATTCCAGTTTAGACGATCATAAGCCTTACTCATGTCAATCTTTAGAGCTAAAAGACCTTTCTTACCTTTAGTTTTCCTCGTAATATGCTGAAAAGCTCATGTGAAATGAGGACATTGTCACTAATATTTCGTCTAGGAATAAATCCATTTTGAAAATGGCCTACCAAGAAAGGAtagagaaagaagaaagaaaaaggagaGAAAGGGTTGTCAGATATCTAGGGAACGAAAAGGTTTTAACCATTAGAAAGGGTTTTTGTCAATGATTAGATTTTGGGTAAACCAAAAGAAAGAGCAGAATATTAAAGCAAGTTTGGTACGTATGCGAACAAGTGTTGAAGACAGAGAAAGGAAGTTGTAGAGGTTTAGAAACTGAAAAGAAAAACTCCCAAAACGAGAGAAAATTCTCTCTCTAAAAAGTAAAGAGATAGTAATAATTTGTATGATCATTTATTCGAGCccattttctctccatttcctcaaaagaaatggagaggcaagtaCCTATTAATGGTCCGGATCGCATATTGACAAAatctaacggttctaaatttacgcataaaaataaaggaaaatgagggTGAAAGAagaaattattatttaaggagattgtgagaggaaatggagagaagagaaatggagaggatccatttccCATTTATTCAATATGGTTAAAATGAGTTTTTAGttcaatttttcaagcaaaataTCGAGAATACTTCATAACCAGGTACATATATGGCCATCCATTTATTGTTAAAAGTATGCATAGAAGACTTGGGCAATTTGGAGCAATTTTGCAAAATacctaaattgattttttttttcgcgAATAAAAAAAGGTATTTTGATAAACTGCTAGTGTAACTCATAAAAGACTATCCCCAGTAAACTAAAGGCTAAGAAGTTATGGTTCAGGTCCTAACTTTTCACATGCGAAGGAGAAATACGAATGTACTTGGTGATTACAATGTCGACAATTCGAATAAAAAAACAAAACTAATTTGTAGCGGTTGTAGCTCTGTTCAACATGTCGAACACCTTGAGAATACAAAATACCTGAATGAAACTTAGTTAGCTCTAAAAGAGAGGCAAGCTTGAAGGGAACTGGACATGCATCCATTGTCGCTCATACACAGCTACATGCTTCCATCCTATCTCTTCAACCAGGGAAAGCTTCAAGTCGTACAATTTCTTCTTCGGAGGTTCTCCGTCCTCTAGGATATCATCCAACACCTAACATGCAACAATGTCAAACTCGCGAACTACCAACATACTCATAGTCAACCGACAAACTGCTTCTGAAAGTCGCAGATTCTCATAATTGAGACAGTCTCGCTATATATTAATACGACAGTTTCACAAGAGACTACAAACATGCACAATAAAAAAGACTGCCAGCAGCCCAGCACTTTAATAGGCTACATACCTTCAGGGCTGTTCCTAGCCTCCCAGAACGTCTCTCCCGAATCACAGAGAGAATTCCATACTTAGATGATTTCACATCTACCCATTTCCGCAACTCCTTATAAGTTGGTTCAAATAAATCTTCTTGTGTATCATTTGACATAGCAGCCTGATCGCTTACAGCATCAGGAGATTTTATTTCAGCCTACAAGGTCAAACCAGTGCTTTTTTTAGTCCAAATCATGGAATGGAAAACAGGTGAAAAACTGAAAAACTAGATACTTCCGAAAGAAATCAGGAGTATTCTTTTCATAGCAATTAAAGAACCTCCTTTCTTTATTAAGTCAGCAAATGCAGTGGTTgtaagaaaaacacaaaaataaaaaaGTCTAAAGGCATATTTACAACCTTCAATGATTCAATTTCTGCTAATGCTAATCCTTTCTCGTAAAGAGCTTTCGCAAGATAGTCACGTGTCGTCTCCATTTGCTTCTTGAATCTCTGGCAAATTTAACGACGAAAAATCAAATAAGTAGAACAACAAATGCCGGTAAAACAAAATCAATTAGTTTCCGTAACGCTGTTTGAACATTAATATTATGTAAATTGGTTTTATCCAAAGGACATAACCACCGCAAGTAAACAGCTACAAAAAAACCTGCCATTTGATAATATATGCTTGTAGGTGGTGTTACACACAGATTAACGAAACAAAATAAATGTCGCTGAAAACAACCACCGCCTGGAAAACAATGAGGCAGCTTCATAGATGAGGGGGGCAGAGGTGTTACCATTCTTTGTATATTGCATCGGGGAGAAAGTACAGCATTACAAAATGTTATGCACATTCGACTATCCTAATAAGTTCCTAACATACTACTCacctcttcttcatcatcttcaggAACACTTTTTTGTGAAAGATTCTTTGCCAGCTCATCTCTATCAATACTATCAATAACTTCATCAGCTGCACTAATGACCTACAAAACAGTAACAAGTAGTTATGCAAGATATCAAAAATAGAAAGGATGATATAACGAGGTTAAGTTCTATACTTCTATTACAGTAAGAAAATTTTCTTTGGCTGCATGTTTATTTTTTGTGGAAACGGGGATTCGACGGGCTATTCATGAACTTTTTACCTATGTTGAGACTATTATACCATCTACACTGCTTCCCAGTCATTTAAATAGCAAAGTTTTGATCAGTTATGCTGCTAGTTAATAAGCGATCTCATGGGAAAATGCCTATCCTCGTACTACTAAGGTCTAAGAGAATAAAagttctcttagttttccctccaaatggATCTACCTCAGCAAAGAAACAAGTGAAATTTTCTTTCAATAGACTTACCTTTtccttaaaatataatcttataattaaactctaatttttaattaaattgaaaactatgattttttcattataataaaataaaattggtatTAAACTATAAACTATAAGTTAAATTTTTCATAATGCAATTATTATTACtttagagaataacttgacacatacTACTAAGTTCGTGACAAAAAATCATTAAACTAATtggagaaaatttataaaatgaaatcagtagttttatggtaaaaatgtattttcataaaaatacaCATTTCATAACTTTACTCAATTCTCTTTGATTAGTAGTattccatttcatttttttttgtttcatatcaaaatacaatggagtgaaaTATTAAATATTGATGAGGTGTCAATTTAAAATGTATAAGTATTACCCTAAAAAACACACTATATATACCGCGCATGCATTGCGCAAGATCTATACTAGTCTAATATCAAGGAAATTGGGTGCACGTAGTCACATACAACAAAAAAGAAACACATCAATATACTGGGTATATAAATGCAAAAACTTTGTAAGAGCTCTGCTTCTCCATATACTTCTATATCTTGAAAATGATAGTAACTTAACACCACAAAATCGAATCACGCTTTAAATAGTCGTATAAATGATCCAACATT from Silene latifolia isolate original U9 population chromosome 10, ASM4854445v1, whole genome shotgun sequence encodes:
- the LOC141608812 gene encoding uncharacterized protein LOC141608812, yielding MKRSLDWNYSCSLCLDDSCLETSTHLFRDCSLSSRIWAASFLGIRGQMGHNISIQAWIINWINFLFQKSDYVTTVPIFISTLWRIWCIRNSHKFNGVAPDLALSMTQIMAEASMVTSCINHRLPTKVNLDLLTSDDLSASTNIRNYFLVFLIGHTLCSNYVRLKCDDSWKHGFKAAAGWLIQYANGEVFRQDSARFWASSPLHAESMALLYAITDAISHGFRHIDATTDCLQLVLQVTGNMDVSHDAKLIIRSIISLISTTHCISISYCPRQLNRIAHFIARLAME